The genomic segment AGTGATCTTTTACCATTTTCAATGCAGCTGGAATAACGGTTTTATTATCGCCAGCAGTAATGGCACTTTGTTCTAAATCAATGTCTAAGCCGTCAAATCCGTATGTTTCTACTTGGCGAATAATTTCATTTGCGAACGCTTGCTCATCCCCTGCCTTTAATTCAACGTGGCCATCTGCACCACCAAGAGCTAATAAAACTGCACGGCCTTCTTTGTTTAAAGCTCCTACTTGCGCTCTGAAATCGCTATCACTTATTCCCACAGGTTTAAATGTCGGAATACGATTCACCCCGTCGCCCTTCATGAAAGAAACATCCACCACATTATATGCTTTTGGTGTATCTTTTAAAGCAATATCTGCGGAGGTACCTTGTTGATAGCCATCGTTCCCAGTTGATTTCCAGCTATGCCAATATCCTACTAACACTTGTTTATTAGAGATATCCGGCATAACAGATGCATCATCCGTTGCTGCCTGCGCTGTGCCCCCAAATGATCCAATTCCCGTTCCAACTAAAAGTAAAGATAAACCACCAAACATTATTTGTTTCCCATTCATCTACTTTTCCCCCTTACTTTTTTACTCCAAAAACTAACATTGGAGCTACTAGAAAATACCCAGCCTACTGAAAACAAAACTAGAAAAACAGCAAAAAAGCGAAATTGATATAGACCAATTTCGCTTTTAAATACATTTTCATTTACAAACACTGAGAAAAAAATAGCCCAAATTAAACTGTTTTATTTTTCAGTCGGCATGTTGCGGTTCCGGATTTGTCACTTCTTTTTCTTTACGATGTGGAATCATATTAAAGATGATATTAAGCGCAATTGCTGTCACACTTCCAGCTACAATGCCATTACTCGTAAATAGGCGAACAAAGTCAGGAAAGGCGTTAAATAAGTCAGGAACTACTGTAACTCCTAAACCTACGCCAACCGAACAAGCAATAATTAATAAGTTTTCCTGTGAGGTAAAATTAACTTTACCAAGCATCTTAATCCCTTGTGCTACAACCATACCGAACATCGCAACCATCGCTCCACCAAGTACTGGCGTTGGAATAATCGTTGTTATTGCTCCAATTTTTGGAATTAAGCCTAAGACAATTAAGAAACCTGCTGCTGCATAAATAACTTTGCGCGTTTTTATACCTGAAAGTTGAACTAAACCAACGTTTTGTGAATAAGCAGTATATGGGAATGTATTAAACACGCCACCTAGCATAATCGCCAGTCCTTCTGCTCGGTACCCACGAGTCAAATCCTTTTTAGTCAATTTTTGTTCCGTAATATCTGATAAGGCAAAGTAAACACCCGTAGATTCAACCATGCTGACAAGCGCAATCAAAATCATCGTAATAATTGCTGGCCATTCAAAAGTTGGCGCTCCAAAATAAAACGGTTTAGGCATATGAAACCAACTTGCTTCACTAACAGGGCCAAGGGAAATCCCCTTATATAGTGCTGCAAAAAGAGATCCGCCAACTAATCCGATTAAAACGGCAATTGCTTTAGAAAAACCTTGGCCAAAGCGATAAACTAAAATAATCAATAATAAAGTGCCAAATCCAAGACCAAGATTATACATCGAGCCAAAATCTTTGGCTCCTTGCCCACCAGCTAGGTTATTAATCGCTACAGGAATCAAGGTTAAACCAATTACTGTCACAACTGATCCAGTCACAACAGGTGGGAAAAACCGAACAACTTTAGAGAAAAATGGTGCTATTAATAATACAAAAAGTCCAGAAACAATAATCGAACCATAAATTGCTCCAATTCCCATGTCCTGCCCAATTAAAATAATCGGAGCAATCGCTTGAACCGCACAACCAAGTACAACTGGCAAACCAATTCCAAAGAAGCGATTAACCGTTAATTGTAAAAGTGTAGCAATCCCGCACATAAAAATATCAATCGAAACTAAGTAAGTCATTTCTTCTCCGTTAAAACCAAGTGCCCCACCAATGAGTAATGGCACAATAACTGCTCCTGCATACATAGCGAGAACATGTTGAAATCCTAAAGCTGCAATTTTCCCTTTACCTAACATTTACCTCTATTCCTCCTCTAAAAATAAGATTTCTTCGTTTTCAAGTGAGGCAATTCTTGCTAGTGAGTAAACGGGAATCCCTGTTTTATTTAATAAAGCTCGACCTTGTTGAAATGATTTTTCAATAACTATTCCAATTCCAGCCACTTTTGCACCTGCTAATTCTGCAATTTCAAGTAAACCTAGAGCGGCTTGTCCGTTAGCAAGGAAATCATCAATCACTAGAATCGTATCTTCGCCCGTTAAAAATTGTTTGGATACAGAAATATCATTGGATTCTTTTTTCGTGTATGAATAAACCGCGCTTGTATACAAATTATCTGTTAATGTGACTGATTTTTTCTTTCGTGCAAATACAACAGGAACCGAAAGCGCCAGACCAGCTAATACAGCAGGTGCGATACCCGATGATTCAATCGTAACTATTTTGGTAATTCCTAAGTCTTTGAAACGCTGAGCAAATTCATTTCCCATTTCTTGCATCAAACCAGGATCAATTTGGTGATTCAAAAAAGCATCCACTTTTAAGACATTTCCCGGTAAAACAGTCCCTTTTTCCTTAATAAATTCTTCCAATAATTTCAAAGCCATTCTCCTTTCAAAATAAAAAAACTGCTCCTCTAATTTTAGAGAAGCAGTATAGAAGCCACCAAAAATGCTTAGTGACTTCTTTATACAAACTACTCATAGTCCGGTTATTTACGGTAACCAGGTAGAAACTCGTTGCCCAATCGCAACTATTATATAAGTATTTCGGTTTTAAGTTATGTGGTTTATTATAGCTTTCTAGATTAACTAGGTCAAGCTAATTTTTTACTTGTCAAACTGGTAAACGTAAGCGTATCTTTTTTCTAGTAAATCTAGTAAGTAGGTTGGATTTAGTCCTTCGCCAGTTGTATCTGTCAAAATTTCTAGTGGTTGTTTTGTTTTACCAAATTGGTGAACGTGCGCAGTCAACCATTCTTTTAGTTCTGAGTAGTCATCACTTGCGATAATCGCATCAATATCCGAGATTTCTTTTTGCATTTGGTTGTAGAACTGTGCCGCATACATCAAACCTAGTGCGTACGATGGGAAATAACCAAAATCGCCACCAGCCCAGTGAATATCTTGCAAGACGCCATTTGTATCAGAATCTGGACGGATGCCTAAGTATTCCTCGTATTTATCGCCCCATGCTTTTGGTAAGTCTTTCACTTCTAAATCACCATTAATTAGCGCTTTTTCCAGCTCATAACGAATCATAATATGCAGTGGGTAAGTCAATGTGTCCGCTTCAATCCGAATAAGCGAGCTTTCCGAAATATTGACAGCACGGTAAAAGTCTTCTAACTTCACATTATCAAAGGCCGGTTTTGTAATCGTTTGGAAATCAGCATAATTACTTTTCCAAAAAGCTAAACTAGAACCAATGATAATTTCATAAAACAAGGATTGCGATTCATGAATTCCCATTGAAGCCCCATTTGCAAGTGGTGTTCCTACAAGCGCAGCGTCAAAATTTTGTTCATAAATTGCGTGTCCGCCTTCATGAATTGTGCCAAAAACGGCCATTTTGAAATCATTTTCGTTGTAACGTGTTGTAATCCGAACATCTCCAGTATTAAGACCTGTCGCAAAAGGATGTACAGTTTCATCTAACCGACCGGCTTCAAAGTCAAAGCCCATTTTATTTAAAATGCAAATGCTGAACTCTTTTTGTTTTGCTTCTGAGATTTTTGTATTTAAAATCGTTGCATCTGGATTAATACCTTTTGTGGCAATTTTTTCACGAATATTCATAATACCATCACGAACTTGTGCAAATACGGAATCAAGCACAGCTACCGTAACACCTGGCTCATATTGATCAAGTAACGTGTCATACTTGTTTTCGTCATATCCCCAGTATTCCACAAATTTGCGTTTCATTTCCAGAATTCTAGTCAAAAACGGTTCAAATGCAGCAAAATCATTTTGTTCCCGCGCGGTTGTCCAAGCTGTTTCCGCTTGAGCTACAAGTTTTGTATACTCAGCATATTCTTTACTTGGAATTTTTTTGTTTAAGTCATAATTTTTTTGACTCTCTTCTAAAGTTTTGCGAGTAATTTCTGGTAGATTTTCTTTATTTAGATTCAGTCCAGCAATAAATGCAGCCATTTCTTCTGATGTTTGCATATTGAAAATCTCTTCTGAAAGAACGCCAATAACATCTGAACGGCCTTCCATCCCTTTTGCAGGCGCTCCTGTTCGCAGGTCCCAGTATACTAATGCCAACGCTTCTTCCAGCGCCTCCATTTTTTTAATATATGCTAAAAATTCCTCTTCTAATGTTTCTACCAAATTAAACTCCTCCGTTTCAGTCTTCTTTTTTCACGCGTGGTTTTCTTGGTCCCCAATATTGATATAAATCTGTCCGCAAATAACCGTTGTATAATTTCCGTTTCTTCGTCGCTTTTTTGCCATAAACTTCTTCAAATAATTCATAAGAAGTGAGCACATAAACAGACCAAGTAGGCATTCTTTTGTAGACAATACCCATTTCACGGTAAAGTTGGCGCACTGCTTCTTCGTCTTCTAAACGTTCACCATACGGCGGATTCGCAACTACAACACCATATTCATCTTCGGTTTGAAAATCAGCTACTTGAAGTTGTCTAAAGGAAATCAAGTCACCAAGACCTGCTTCAACCGCATTTTGTTTGGCAATTTCGATTAGACGAGCATCAATATCGCCACCGATAATATTGAGTGGTTGATCATAATTCGCCAAGTCTTCCGCTTCTTGCCTTGCATCATCCCAAATTTGCTTCGGCATCCAGTCCCATGATTCCGATACAAATTCACGGTTAAAACCAGGTGCAATATTTTGACCAATTAAAGCTGCTTCAATCGGAATCGTTCCAGAACCACAAACAGGATCATAAAAAGGTCTATCAGGATGCCAGCTTGTAAGTAAAACAAGTGCTGCTGCCATCGTTTCTTTAATTGGTGCACTACCTTGCGCTAAACGATAGCCACGTTTATGTAATCCCGGGCCACTCGTATCAATTGTTAATGTAACTTCATCTTTTAAAATCGAAACTTCTAACTTAAAAAGTGCTCCCGTTTCCATTAAACGACCAGACCGGCGATATTTTTCACTCACGCGGTTAACAATCGCTTTTTTTACGATAGCTTGGCAGTCCGGAACACTATAAAGCGTTGACTTAACTGATTTACCAGCAACTGGAAACTGTGCGTCAAGTGGCAAATAATCTTCCCAAGGTAAAGCTTTTGTTTTTTCAAATAGCTCATCAAAGGTTGTCGCATTAAATACGCCAACAACAATTTTCACACGATCTGCAACACGAAGCCATAAGTTTGCTCTAGCAATTGCGGTTAAATCTCCTTCAAAATAAACTTTCCCATTTTCTACTTTCGGTTCATAACCTAGTCGTGCCACTTCTTTCCCAACAATTGCTTCTAAACCAGAAGCCGCGGTTGCCACCAACTGAAATGTTTTCATAGTGTCCCATCCTTTAATTAAATTTCTAATGAAAAAAGCTGTCTTAAAAGGAGGAGTCGATTGTTTTAATTAGGCATTCAACCAGGTCGAACACCACCTTAAAACTTGCGCTCCGGCCTTCTAAAACAGCCTTCAATGTTAAATTCATCCTGCAAATAACGCTCTGTAAGCCATGTTCTGTTCTTTACTATATACAGGGTAATAGTAAAGAGATAACCATCTATCTGCGCGAAAATAAATTCGCACCTCGTCCCTCGTTCTTGATTCCTCGGGAAAAGTGCCCCTACCATAAGTTTGAGTTTCTCGCTCGTGGGGTTTACCTCGTTCCACTTCCGAGCATTTCTGCCGGAACTTCGTCACTGTGGCACCTTCAAGGTTATAAGACCATATCTAAAAGACTTAGGTCATTCACCTGCCGTCAAACCGGAAAACCGGAATGCCCTGGCTTATTGTTTGACCAGGCACGATCACTACGGGCATCACAGCACCGTGCGAGCATGGACTTTCCTCTGCTTCCCTAAGAAAACAGCGATTATCCGAACGTTATTCATTTTTTCTTAACTTACTTATACTAGCATACCTATTCGTTATCGTCCAGCTTATTTCCAAAAACATGTTTTTCTAAATTAGAAAGACGTTTTAGAATATCAAAGTTGGTTGTTCCAGCTGGCTGAGTCGCTGCTTGGAACGCAGGTGCTGGTTGTGCAGTTGTTCTTACTGGTGCATTGTCTAATTCTTGTACTAAACGAATATTTTCAGCTTGAAGCGCTTCGATTTCCTGTGTAAATGTACTGTAATCTTTAATAACCATGTCTAAAAATTCATCGACATCTTCTGGATTATATCCGCGAAGCCCAGTTTTAAATTCTTTTTCCAAAATTTCTTTACCAGTTAAGTGATACTCAAATTGTTCCGAAGTCATATAACTCCACCTCTATCTCTATTCTTACATATTTTTGTTCTAATAATATACTTACTCTTATTTTTCCAAATCTCACACCATTTGTCAATCTATACGGGTGTTTTTTGCAAAATTACTGTTTCCTTCTATATTAAAAAGCTTGATTCATGTCATCAACGACATCTTGCAGGGCATAAAAATCAATACACTCTAAATAGTAAGCAGACTGTTCTTTTGCGATTTTTGCCCGTTCATAAAAAAATTTCGGCGAGCCTTCTTTTTCTAAATCATATACAAGTAAGGCCCCGTCTGTATTATCAATAATAAAACTATCTTTTGCAGCAAATTGAGCTGGGTTTTCATACGGACGTTTCGTAATAAAAGCATGATAATCAGCCGCAGCGAGGATTTCTTCTGCCCATAATTGATTGGCTTCATTCCAGTTAGTACTTTGCTTTTCAAACGGCTCGAGGACAGCAAGTTTTAGCGCGTACCCTTCTGCTTTAAGTTCCGCCACTACTTCCCCCGCCCAAAGTTCAATTCCGAGTTGTCCGGAAATAATTACCCATTCTAAACCATCTTCCACGAGTGAAATGAGATGACGCTTGATTGTTTCTTTAATGTAAATAGCTTCATCCGCATCCTTTTTAAAAATTCCTAATTCAAAATTTTTATATCCCGTTACTGCGATGGATTTCACATCAATTCCTCTTTTCTTTTTAAGAAATCTCTTACTCTAGTTAGTGTATACTTAGTGGATTCATAGTGATCAAGAAAGTGCTTATAAAAAGACTTTCCATTAAATGCACTAACTGCTGTCATTTGAATATTATCGGATGCTTGTCTGAGTTGAAGTTCCCCTAGATACGGTGGGCGTTCTTTGTTTACCCAAGGAATGGCTAACTCTAAAAAATCATCCGCTAGCTGTTTTGCTTCATCGACAAATGGTTTCATATCTTTATAAAAATCAAACGGTTTAGCTTCTTCACGGTTACTTAAATAAAGTTCCCAGTTTTTTTCATTTTGAAGAAGTAATTTTTCCGTGCGTTCCAAAAGTTCCATGCTATCACTCATTTCTTAACAATTTCACTCCCTTCCAGAATAGCACAGGAAGGAAAATCTTGCCTAAAATTAGATTATTAGCGATAATGTGGTAAAATAGACGAAGGTACGTTCTATTTTTAGGGCAATTTTTTGCTTAAATGAGCTATTCTGCATTTAATTGAGACTATCATTTTCATTTTTATTTGTTATAATAGATGATAGTCTAAAATTCAGAATAGAAATTTTCTGATAGAGGTGAAAAAAATGGCTATTGGCTACCCTAACGGCAAGAAATTCGCAACGAGTAATGAGAGTATTCCGCAAAAAAACGGAAAACAAATGTTACTTACGGCAAACGTGGTATGTCTTTAGAAGATGACTTAAATGATACAATCGCTTATTATTTAGCGCAAAACATGGCTGTCATCCATAAAAAACCTACCCCTGTCCAAATTGTCAGTGTGGACTACCCAAAAAGAAGTAGCGCAAAAATTAAGGAAGCCTACTTCAAAACGCCATCCACAACAGATTACAACGGTGTATACAAAGGAAAGTATATTGATTTCGAAGCAAAAGAAACGCAAAATACTACCTCTTTTCCACTAAGTAATTTTCATGATCACCAAATGACACATATGGCGAGTGTTTTAAAACAAGATGGCATCGTTTTTGTCATCATTGCCTTCCAAAAGCTCGGAGAAACTCACTTCATCCCATTTGAAAAGTTTTATCCGTTCTGGCAACGTATGCAAAGTGGCGGAAGAAAATCCGTTACTCTAGCAGAAATACAAGATGTATCAGACCAAATTCCTTATGGTCTAAATCCAAGGCTTGACTTTTTGAAAACAATCGAGAAAATATACTTCTAGTCAACCCTTTTTAAAGGAGAGAGATTTTTAATGGCAGATAAACCGCAGACAAGATCTCAGTATCGCAACAAACAAAACGGAAATTCTAAAAAGAATTCGCCTAAACGAGGAAAACGTGTTGCAGCAAATATTTTCAAAACTATTTTCTTCGCAGGGCTATTTTTAGCTTTCTTTGGTGTTGCGGCTGGTGCGACTATCTTTTACGATTACGCCAAAGATGCACCAAAACTGACCGACTCCAAGCTACGCGATCCACTTTCATCCAAGATACTTGATAAGGATGGGAAGGTTTTCGCAGAAGTTGGAACCGAACGGCGGGAATATATTGAATACAAAGACATACCGGATACACTGAAAGACGCAATTTTAACAACTGAAGATGCACGTTTTTATGAACATGACGGGATTGACCCAATTCGACTAGGCGGCGCAGTTATTGCCAACTTCAAAGACGGATTTGGCTCAGAAGGCGCAAGTACCCTTTCCCAACAAATCATCAAAATGTCCTATCTAGATTACACGAATAAAACGTTAGCAAGAAAAGCACAAGAAGCATGGTTGGCACTTCAATTAGAAGAAAAATACAGCAAAGATGAAATTCTAGAAATCTATGTCAATAAAGTTTATATGTCTGACCGTGTTCACGGCATGCAAACTGCTTCCGAACATTATTTTGGCAAAGATGTAAACGATATTACACTAGCGCAAACAGCCCTTCTTGCTGGTATGCCACAAAGTCCAAATAACTATAATCCTTACGACCACCCAGAAGCAGCCAAAAAACGTCGTGATCAAGTTTTGACTAACATGTACAATCACGACAAAATCACCAAAGAAGAAATGCAAGCAGCTCAAAAAACACCAATAAATACAGGTCTTCGTTCCCAAAAAGATCGCGAAGATAAAATTTATAAATACGATGCTTATGTAACACAAGTTTTAAGCGAAATTCCTAAAGAATATGATGTGTATCGTGATGGCTTAACAATTTATACAGCTCTTGATCGTGATGCCCAAGAATATACCGAAAAAATGCTTAATACAAACGAAATCGTTAACTTTACTGATAATGAAATGCAAGCTGGTATTGTTCTCCAAGATACCAAAACCGGACGTGTTCAAGCAATTGGTGGCGGACGAAATCAAACAGTTACTCGTGGTTATAACTATGCTACTCAAGTAAAACGTTCGGTCGGTTCTACCATGAAACCTATTGCCGATTATGGTCCAGCTTTTGAGTATTTAGACTGGTCAACTGCACACATTTTAGAAGACGAACCTTATACCTATTCTGGCGGAACACCTATTAATAACTGGGATCACGCTTACAAAGGTCCAATTTCTGTTCGTCAGGCACTTTATCAATCAAGAAATATTCCAGCACTAAAAACATTACAAGCTGTTGGACTAGACAAGTCAGAGGAATTTGTTAATAAACTCGGAATCACTTATGAGGAAGGCGAAAACGTAGAATCAAACGCAATTGGAGCAAACAGTTCCAACCCAATGCAAATGGCTGGTGCTTATGCTGCATTCGGAAATAAAGGTATCTATAATAAGCCACATACAGTGACCAAAATCGTCCTATCAGATGGACAAACCGAAATAGATACAGAACCAAAAAGCACAGTAGCTATGAAAGAATCTACTGCTTACATGGTTTCTGATATTCTTAAAGATGTTCTATCTATCGGTACAGGTACATCAGCAGCGGTTCCAGGTGTCCCTGCAGCTGGTAAAACAGGTACAACTAATATCCCACCAGAATTCACATCACAGTACTACTACCCTAGTGGAGCAGCTCGTGACTCATGGTTCGCAGGTTATACAACGAACTATTCTATCGCAGTATGGACTGGTTATGATGATAAGAAAAAATATGTTTCGGCAAGCGAACAAAAAATTGCCCAATACATGTTTAGTAAATTAATGGCACATGCTTCTGAAGGCAAAACAACAGCAGATTTCAAAATGCCAAGTAACCTTGTTTCTATTCCAATTCTAAAAGGTAGTAACCCAATCGCTCGTGCCGCATCTGGTACATCAAGCGACAAAGTAAGCTACGAATTATTCATCGCTGGCACCGCACCAACAAAAACTGCTTCTACTCCAGACGACGAGAAGAAGAAAAAAGAGGAAGCAGCAGCTAAGAAAAAAGCAGATGAAGATGCGAAGAAGCAATCAGAAGCTGATAAAAAGAAAAAAGATGAAGATGCCAAGAAGAAAGCAGAGGAAGAAGCTAAAGACAAAGATGTTTCTGCCCCAACTGGCTTAAAGGCAAGTTATGATGGCAATTCGAAGCAAATCAATGTTTCGTGGGCAGCAGTCGATGGTGCAACTTATGAAGTAACTGTGAATGGAACGACGACGACTGTCTCTTCCACTTCCGTTTCTGTAAGTGGTGGCAATCCAGGTGATACGATATCCATTAGTGTCATAGCCCAAAAAGATGGGAACAAGAGTCCTGCCGCATCGACCACTGTCAAAATACCTGCCGAAGAATCATCAGAATAGCACAAAAAAGTCTGAGTCAAAAGGGATTTGAATAATCCCTAATTGACTCAGACTTTTTCTTTATGTGATTAAAGGCTTATTTTTCGCTACTAAATAGGATTTTGCCATTGATCTTGCTTTAGTTTTTAAAAACAGGTTTACTTTTTTCAATCAACCACTTTTCTGCACTTGAAATAGTATGATCTTTATGATAAATAAACATTTGTCGGAGTTCCGAATACTTATCGGGTAAAGTTTCATAGACCTGAATATTATATTTTACTGCGATACTTTCTGGAATTATTCCAATCCCTAGTTCATTTTTGCAAATATCAAAAAGTGTTTCAACAATATTAATTTCCGAGATAGAAGTATTTTGGATATTTAAATCATTTATCAAGCTGGTGAGCGCTCTATAAGAATAACATTGCTTACTAAAAACGTATAAGCGCTCTTCCGTTAATATTTTTTGCAGTGGTATTCCTTTTGTTTTACCAATGAAAACTAATTTATCACGCGACAGCATCTCAGATATGATTTGCTTGTCTTGAAATAAATTTTCCTTTTCCAGTTCAGCCACATAAGCAATCGTTAGTTCTCTATTAACTATTTTATGTATTAATTCATTGGTAGTTGCACTGGCGATTGATAATTTTTTATTTGGAAACTGTGAATAGAAGTCTTTAATAATAGTATTAAATTGCATAGGAAAAGTGGACTGGGGAATACCAATCAAAATGCTTTCTTCTTTGTTACTGATAATAGCAGTGGTTTCCTCCCAGAGCAAAATCATCTTTTTGAATTGTTGATAGAGTTTCTTCCCATTTTGAGTTAGTTCAACGCCATTAGAGTGTCGAAAGAAGAGTTGGGTATCAAACTGTTTTTCTATATTTTTTATTTTATTAGACATATTAGATTGTAAATGCTGTAATTCACTTGCAGCAGCAGAAATACTTTTAAGTTCCGCAACTTTATTAAAAGCCCTCATATTCTCAATATCCATAACCTACTCCTTTTGATATCAAAATTAATGATACCTATATATGATTTATGCATTTCAAATGATATTAAAAATAGATTATACTTTACTTACCATTTAAATTCAAGAAATCTAGTAAGTACAAAAATCAAGATATACCTAAAATTCAGGAAAAATGTTTCTATACTAGTTTTACTAAGTGGTGGAAGTGAATTTAATTATTTTATTGATACAATTGGAGGAGAAATTATGAACACAACCATTCAACAATTATTTAAGCATGTTTCCGTTCGAGAATTTAAAAAAGAGCCCTTATCTGATGAGGTCAAACAAACTTTAGTAGCAGTGGCCAGAAGTGCTGCTACTTCTCATTTCGTTCAAGCATTTTCTATTTTAGAAATTACGGATCCAGAGTTACGGGAGAAATTAGCTGAGATTACGGATAGCGCTTCTTATGTCAAAGAAACAGGAACCTTTTATGTGTTTATTGGTGATTTATTTCGCCAATCTAAACTTTTACTTGCGAACAATCAATCCTTAGAGAGCTTAAGAAATATGGAGTCTTTATTAGTGGGAGTGGTGGATGCAACAATTGCAGCTCAAAATATGGTTGTTGCAGCAGAATCATTAGAACTAGGAACCTGCTATATTGGTGGAATACGAAATGATATCGCAAAAATTTCTGAGTTGTTAAATTTACCTCCATTTACGATACCGCTTTTCGGACTAACTATCGGGGTTCCAGTACACAAAAATCAAGTCAAACCACGTCTTTTACTTAAAAATCAAGTAAGCGAAAATCAATATCCCCATGAACAATTCGCAAATTTAAAAGACTATGAAGCGTTAACAAGAGAATATTATGCCTTACGTGAAAAAAATGAACAACAAACTTCTTGGTCTGATAAGAATATCGAATTTTTT from the Listeria seeligeri serovar 1/2b str. SLCC3954 genome contains:
- a CDS encoding DUF1273 domain-containing protein encodes the protein MKSIAVTGYKNFELGIFKKDADEAIYIKETIKRHLISLVEDGLEWVIISGQLGIELWAGEVVAELKAEGYALKLAVLEPFEKQSTNWNEANQLWAEEILAAADYHAFITKRPYENPAQFAAKDSFIIDNTDGALLVYDLEKEGSPKFFYERAKIAKEQSAYYLECIDFYALQDVVDDMNQAF
- a CDS encoding carboxypeptidase M32, which translates into the protein MVETLEEEFLAYIKKMEALEEALALVYWDLRTGAPAKGMEGRSDVIGVLSEEIFNMQTSEEMAAFIAGLNLNKENLPEITRKTLEESQKNYDLNKKIPSKEYAEYTKLVAQAETAWTTAREQNDFAAFEPFLTRILEMKRKFVEYWGYDENKYDTLLDQYEPGVTVAVLDSVFAQVRDGIMNIREKIATKGINPDATILNTKISEAKQKEFSICILNKMGFDFEAGRLDETVHPFATGLNTGDVRITTRYNENDFKMAVFGTIHEGGHAIYEQNFDAALVGTPLANGASMGIHESQSLFYEIIIGSSLAFWKSNYADFQTITKPAFDNVKLEDFYRAVNISESSLIRIEADTLTYPLHIMIRYELEKALINGDLEVKDLPKAWGDKYEEYLGIRPDSDTNGVLQDIHWAGGDFGYFPSYALGLMYAAQFYNQMQKEISDIDAIIASDDYSELKEWLTAHVHQFGKTKQPLEILTDTTGEGLNPTYLLDLLEKRYAYVYQFDK
- a CDS encoding xanthine phosphoribosyltransferase — encoded protein: MKLLEEFIKEKGTVLPGNVLKVDAFLNHQIDPGLMQEMGNEFAQRFKDLGITKIVTIESSGIAPAVLAGLALSVPVVFARKKKSVTLTDNLYTSAVYSYTKKESNDISVSKQFLTGEDTILVIDDFLANGQAALGLLEIAELAGAKVAGIGIVIEKSFQQGRALLNKTGIPVYSLARIASLENEEILFLEEE
- a CDS encoding YppE family protein — translated: MELLERTEKLLLQNEKNWELYLSNREEAKPFDFYKDMKPFVDEAKQLADDFLELAIPWVNKERPPYLGELQLRQASDNIQMTAVSAFNGKSFYKHFLDHYESTKYTLTRVRDFLKRKEELM
- a CDS encoding nucleobase:cation symporter-2 family protein produces the protein MLGKGKIAALGFQHVLAMYAGAVIVPLLIGGALGFNGEEMTYLVSIDIFMCGIATLLQLTVNRFFGIGLPVVLGCAVQAIAPIILIGQDMGIGAIYGSIIVSGLFVLLIAPFFSKVVRFFPPVVTGSVVTVIGLTLIPVAINNLAGGQGAKDFGSMYNLGLGFGTLLLIILVYRFGQGFSKAIAVLIGLVGGSLFAALYKGISLGPVSEASWFHMPKPFYFGAPTFEWPAIITMILIALVSMVESTGVYFALSDITEQKLTKKDLTRGYRAEGLAIMLGGVFNTFPYTAYSQNVGLVQLSGIKTRKVIYAAAGFLIVLGLIPKIGAITTIIPTPVLGGAMVAMFGMVVAQGIKMLGKVNFTSQENLLIIACSVGVGLGVTVVPDLFNAFPDFVRLFTSNGIVAGSVTAIALNIIFNMIPHRKEKEVTNPEPQHAD
- the chiA gene encoding chitinase ChiA, producing MNGKQIMFGGLSLLLVGTGIGSFGGTAQAATDDASVMPDISNKQVLVGYWHSWKSTGNDGYQQGTSADIALKDTPKAYNVVDVSFMKGDGVNRIPTFKPVGISDSDFRAQVGALNKEGRAVLLALGGADGHVELKAGDEQAFANEIIRQVETYGFDGLDIDLEQSAITAGDNKTVIPAALKMVKDHYKAEGKNFLITMAPEFPYLKPGSAYESYLTSLANYYDYIAPQLYNQGGDGVWVDETNQWIAQNNDVLKESFLYYMADSFINGTRGYLKIPANKFVFGLPANVDAAATGYVTDPQIVKNVFTRLQAKGTPVKGIMTWSVNWDAGKNKAGVAYNNGFSNAYGPIVGTK
- a CDS encoding THUMP domain-containing class I SAM-dependent RNA methyltransferase, coding for MKTFQLVATAASGLEAIVGKEVARLGYEPKVENGKVYFEGDLTAIARANLWLRVADRVKIVVGVFNATTFDELFEKTKALPWEDYLPLDAQFPVAGKSVKSTLYSVPDCQAIVKKAIVNRVSEKYRRSGRLMETGALFKLEVSILKDEVTLTIDTSGPGLHKRGYRLAQGSAPIKETMAAALVLLTSWHPDRPFYDPVCGSGTIPIEAALIGQNIAPGFNREFVSESWDWMPKQIWDDARQEAEDLANYDQPLNIIGGDIDARLIEIAKQNAVEAGLGDLISFRQLQVADFQTEDEYGVVVANPPYGERLEDEEAVRQLYREMGIVYKRMPTWSVYVLTSYELFEEVYGKKATKKRKLYNGYLRTDLYQYWGPRKPRVKKED
- the gpsB gene encoding cell division regulator GpsB, giving the protein MTSEQFEYHLTGKEILEKEFKTGLRGYNPEDVDEFLDMVIKDYSTFTQEIEALQAENIRLVQELDNAPVRTTAQPAPAFQAATQPAGTTNFDILKRLSNLEKHVFGNKLDDNE